One genomic region from Chloroherpetonaceae bacterium encodes:
- a CDS encoding heme exporter protein CcmB, with the protein MMKKVINEAKDIFRLISKDVLLESRNKYGFNAILLFVLISVSLVLFSVGDSRLRNDVVATLMWNTIFFAAMTALQRGFISEGERGTSLLLKLSYSTDVIFGAKFFVNLIFSLFINLLIALLYSAFLQLQIENTLIFSVTMFLGAIGTAIVLTLISAIVSMTNGKSGLFAALSFVPILPVIILVVKATEVATEPDAPFFRAENFLKLLTAYDIIMMVLSIFLFEFVWEE; encoded by the coding sequence ATGATGAAAAAAGTGATTAACGAAGCCAAAGATATTTTTCGATTGATTTCAAAAGATGTGCTTTTGGAGTCTAGAAATAAGTACGGGTTTAATGCCATTTTACTTTTTGTTTTGATCTCAGTATCTCTGGTTCTTTTTTCAGTTGGTGACTCCCGCTTAAGAAATGATGTTGTTGCTACCTTGATGTGGAACACGATTTTCTTTGCGGCTATGACGGCGCTTCAAAGAGGCTTTATTAGCGAAGGGGAGAGAGGAACTTCTTTATTATTAAAGTTATCTTATTCCACGGATGTCATTTTTGGGGCAAAGTTCTTTGTCAATTTAATTTTCTCTTTATTTATCAATCTTCTTATTGCACTTCTTTATTCAGCCTTTCTTCAACTGCAAATTGAAAACACGCTAATATTTTCCGTTACGATGTTTTTAGGGGCGATAGGGACTGCCATCGTTCTTACATTAATCAGTGCTATTGTTTCTATGACCAACGGAAAGAGCGGATTATTTGCCGCTTTATCGTTTGTACCAATACTTCCGGTAATCATTTTGGTGGTTAAAGCAACTGAAGTCGCGACGGAACCAGATGCACCGTTTTTCCGTGCTGAGAATTTTCTTAAACTCCTAACTGCTTACGATATCATCATGATGGTGCTTTCAATCTTCCTTTTTGAGTTTGTTTGGGAGGAATAA
- the lpxK gene encoding tetraacyldisaccharide 4'-kinase, translated as MKLALKALALFYEFITTLRNKAFEKGFLKVYNSPIPVVSVGNLSVGGEGKTPIVDWLIQFYLSQNVRVAVISRGYGRKTKGTLTVCDGNLVRLSASEAGDEPLMLARRNPKTIVVVAEVRSEGVELILRDFGNHLPDVILLDDGFQHQSIRRDLDLLVINPLRSPFEDFLIPLGRLRESVDGIKRADFILLSKVDRYSPIKQITKEIAPYHKPIVKTTMVIKGLRSFATGELIDLGKNNFNYTSVFAFCGIGDPNSFRETLEYAGLLVDEFKVFPDHYIFQERDIEDILLRRLRKGINLIVTTEKDYFRLKANEQIFGRLAKDACFYLEIGVEFGVDSKNENDLLASKLISVLNMHAN; from the coding sequence ATGAAATTAGCCTTAAAGGCACTTGCTTTATTTTATGAATTCATAACTACGCTAAGAAATAAGGCATTTGAAAAGGGGTTTTTAAAGGTTTACAATTCGCCAATTCCAGTAGTCTCGGTTGGGAATCTCTCGGTTGGTGGCGAAGGGAAGACGCCGATTGTCGATTGGTTGATTCAATTTTATTTATCTCAAAATGTGCGAGTGGCCGTAATATCTAGGGGATACGGCAGAAAAACCAAAGGTACGCTTACGGTTTGCGATGGAAATTTAGTAAGGCTTAGTGCAAGCGAAGCAGGTGATGAGCCTTTAATGCTTGCAAGGCGAAATCCGAAAACGATTGTTGTTGTCGCAGAAGTTCGTTCCGAAGGTGTCGAATTAATCTTACGAGATTTTGGAAACCACCTTCCTGATGTCATTCTTTTAGATGATGGATTTCAACATCAATCAATTCGTCGAGATTTGGATCTTTTAGTGATTAATCCCCTGCGTTCTCCATTTGAAGATTTCTTGATTCCTCTCGGAAGATTACGAGAGAGTGTTGATGGGATTAAACGGGCAGACTTTATTCTACTTTCAAAAGTTGATCGTTATTCACCCATTAAACAAATAACAAAAGAAATTGCACCATACCACAAACCTATCGTGAAAACAACTATGGTGATTAAAGGCTTAAGAAGTTTTGCAACCGGAGAATTGATCGACTTAGGAAAGAATAATTTCAATTACACTTCGGTGTTTGCTTTTTGCGGCATAGGCGACCCAAATAGTTTTCGGGAGACACTTGAATATGCAGGACTCTTGGTTGACGAATTCAAAGTATTCCCTGATCATTACATTTTTCAAGAAAGGGATATTGAAGATATTCTTTTAAGAAGATTGAGAAAGGGGATTAACCTTATTGTAACAACCGAAAAAGATTACTTTCGATTAAAGGCAAATGAACAAATTTTTGGAAGGCTGGCAAAAGATGCTTGTTTCTATTTAGAAATCGGGGTGGAATTTGGTGTTGATTCTAAAAACGAGAATGATTTACTTGCTTCAAAATTGATAAGTGTATTGAACATGCATGCGAATTGA
- a CDS encoding ferritin-like domain-containing protein, which produces MKHQEHSAADSSILKEAVKILNKILEAELAGVVRYTHYSFMIYGYNRIPIVSWLRTQASESLTHAHQAGELITGLGEHPSLGIGQLLETENHDIGAILRESLEHEEMGLSLYKDLLDCVEGKSVLLEEYARQMIHDEELHIMEVNKMLRNPGDIEPFRKK; this is translated from the coding sequence ATGAAGCATCAAGAGCATTCAGCGGCAGATTCTTCGATTTTGAAAGAAGCTGTTAAAATTTTGAACAAGATTTTAGAAGCTGAACTTGCAGGTGTTGTTCGCTACACCCATTATTCATTTATGATATACGGGTATAATCGAATTCCAATCGTCTCTTGGCTTAGAACTCAAGCGAGTGAATCGCTCACACATGCTCATCAGGCGGGCGAATTGATTACGGGATTGGGTGAGCATCCTTCACTTGGAATTGGTCAATTGCTAGAAACTGAAAATCATGATATCGGTGCGATACTTCGTGAATCCCTTGAGCATGAAGAAATGGGTCTTTCACTATACAAAGATCTGCTTGACTGTGTTGAAGGCAAATCGGTGCTTTTGGAAGAGTATGCTCGTCAAATGATACATGATGAAGAGCTTCATATTATGGAAGTCAATAAAATGCTGAGAAACCCCGGAGACATTGAACCCTTCCGAAAGAAATAA
- a CDS encoding glutamate-5-semialdehyde dehydrogenase: MADLNNLSSLPQNTLLLLKKAKSSSSSLLRLTTKEAEDALSKIAIELEKYSQRILEANSRDLKKMDPNNPKYDRLLLSPSRLESILKDMRRVSLLPSPIGTVLERKKLENGLTLEKIRVPLGSVGVIYEARPNVTFDVFALCFKSGNVCILKGGSDAEETNRAAVQAIQEILTSLGLNPSIITLLPIERAATDILLSAREYVDVLIPRGSQELIQFVREKSLVAVIETGAGIVHTYFDQSGDLEKGKEIIYNAKTRRPSVCNSLDTLIIHRSRLNDLIPLVRPLLEKRVLIYADELSFKTLDGNYPYLEKATEEHFGIEFLSLTLSVKTVDTFEHALAHIAQFSSKHSEAIISEDAGVIEDFLNLVDAAAVYANASTAFTDGGEFGMGAEIGISTQKLHARGPMALPELCTYKWKIRGDGQVR; this comes from the coding sequence ATGGCGGATTTAAATAACCTTAGCTCTCTTCCACAAAACACACTTTTGCTTCTCAAAAAAGCGAAGTCTTCTTCATCTTCCCTTTTACGGCTCACAACAAAAGAAGCAGAGGACGCACTTTCTAAAATTGCAATCGAGTTAGAAAAATATTCTCAACGGATACTTGAAGCCAATTCGCGAGACTTGAAGAAAATGGACCCCAATAATCCTAAGTATGATCGTCTTCTCCTTTCTCCTTCAAGGCTTGAATCAATTCTAAAGGATATGAGGCGCGTTTCTTTGCTACCATCGCCAATTGGTACTGTGTTGGAGAGAAAAAAGCTTGAGAATGGTTTAACTCTTGAAAAGATTCGCGTTCCTTTAGGCTCTGTGGGTGTCATCTATGAAGCCCGCCCCAATGTTACTTTTGACGTTTTTGCGCTTTGCTTCAAATCTGGAAATGTTTGCATACTCAAAGGCGGAAGTGATGCTGAAGAAACCAATCGAGCAGCGGTTCAAGCCATTCAAGAGATTCTTACATCCTTAGGGCTGAATCCTTCAATCATTACACTTCTTCCAATTGAACGAGCAGCAACAGATATTTTGCTTTCTGCAAGAGAGTATGTTGATGTTCTCATCCCAAGAGGAAGTCAAGAATTGATTCAATTCGTAAGAGAAAAATCCCTTGTAGCGGTAATTGAAACCGGCGCAGGAATCGTTCATACTTATTTCGACCAATCAGGCGATTTAGAAAAAGGAAAAGAAATAATATATAATGCAAAAACTCGCCGCCCCAGTGTTTGTAATAGTCTTGATACCCTAATTATTCATCGAAGCCGTCTAAACGACCTGATTCCATTAGTTCGTCCATTACTTGAAAAGCGTGTTCTGATTTACGCCGATGAACTTTCGTTCAAAACCCTTGATGGTAATTATCCGTATTTAGAAAAAGCAACTGAGGAACATTTTGGAATCGAATTTTTATCTCTCACATTATCAGTTAAAACCGTTGATACTTTCGAGCACGCCTTAGCTCACATAGCTCAATTCAGCTCAAAACATAGTGAAGCCATAATCTCTGAAGATGCGGGAGTTATTGAAGACTTTCTCAATTTGGTAGATGCTGCCGCAGTCTATGCCAATGCTTCAACTGCTTTTACAGATGGCGGTGAATTCGGAATGGGGGCAGAAATCGGAATTAGCACACAAAAGCTCCACGCCCGTGGCCCAATGGCACTTCCTGAGCTTTGTACTTATAAATGGAAAATTCGTGGAGATGGACAGGTTCGATAA
- the sucC gene encoding ADP-forming succinate--CoA ligase subunit beta: MNIHEHQAKDLLKQYGVSVPKNVVVYNAEDAKVEAEKMLSAQGGGKVVVKAQIHAGGRGKAGGVKVVGSAEEAFQVASRLIGAKLVTHQTGPEGKIVRRLIVEEGMAIEKEFYLGITLDRAVSMNVLMVSTEGGMEIEKVAEEAPEKLLKIHIHPTLGLQAFQAREAALFLGLSGDQYKNAVQFIHALYDAFLKSDASIAEINPLVVTKEGRVLALDAKINLDENALFRHKEYAALRDETEEDPLEVEASRSNLNYVRLDGNVGCMVNGAGLAMATMDVIKLAGAKPANFLDVGGGASAKTVQEGFRIILGDKNVKAIFVNIFGGIVRCDRVAAGIIEAAKGINIQVPVIVRLAGTNADIARQMLDESGLNLIGAEGLGDAAQKITSVVSMN; this comes from the coding sequence ATGAATATTCACGAGCATCAAGCAAAAGATTTGTTAAAGCAATATGGCGTTTCTGTCCCAAAAAATGTTGTTGTTTACAACGCAGAAGACGCAAAAGTTGAAGCTGAAAAAATGCTTTCTGCACAAGGGGGAGGAAAAGTGGTTGTAAAGGCACAGATTCATGCAGGCGGAAGAGGTAAGGCAGGCGGAGTAAAGGTTGTTGGTTCGGCGGAAGAAGCGTTTCAAGTGGCAAGTCGCTTAATCGGTGCTAAACTTGTCACCCACCAAACAGGACCTGAGGGGAAGATCGTTCGACGGTTAATTGTTGAAGAGGGAATGGCAATCGAAAAGGAGTTTTACCTTGGAATTACGCTTGACCGTGCTGTATCAATGAATGTTTTGATGGTTTCAACTGAAGGTGGAATGGAAATTGAAAAAGTGGCTGAGGAAGCACCTGAAAAATTATTAAAGATTCACATTCATCCGACTCTTGGTCTTCAAGCATTTCAAGCACGGGAAGCAGCGTTATTCTTAGGTCTTTCAGGAGATCAATACAAAAACGCTGTGCAATTTATTCATGCTCTTTATGATGCTTTTCTGAAATCAGATGCCTCAATTGCAGAGATTAATCCATTGGTGGTGACTAAGGAGGGACGCGTTCTTGCTTTGGACGCGAAGATTAACTTGGATGAGAACGCGCTATTTCGACACAAAGAATATGCGGCATTACGTGATGAAACAGAGGAGGATCCGCTTGAAGTAGAAGCCTCTCGTTCAAACTTAAACTATGTTCGCTTGGATGGAAATGTTGGCTGTATGGTAAATGGTGCCGGACTTGCTATGGCAACGATGGATGTGATAAAACTTGCAGGGGCAAAACCGGCTAACTTTTTGGATGTAGGCGGTGGGGCAAGTGCAAAGACCGTACAGGAGGGATTTCGGATTATCTTGGGAGATAAAAATGTCAAAGCCATTTTTGTTAACATTTTTGGAGGGATTGTTCGATGTGACCGTGTTGCCGCCGGAATTATTGAAGCTGCAAAAGGGATAAATATTCAAGTGCCTGTTATTGTTCGCTTGGCTGGAACCAATGCCGATATTGCACGACAAATGTTAGATGAATCCGGTCTTAATCTCATTGGCGCGGAGGGATTGGGCGATGCCGCTCAAAAGATAACGAGTGTGGTTTCAATGAATTAA
- the dusB gene encoding tRNA dihydrouridine synthase DusB — translation MKIGNIDIDKPIVLAPMEDVTDPSFRRLCKKFGADIVYTEFVSSEGLVRGAAKSLRKITVFDDERPVSIQIFGNQVEAMVEAALIAESANPDFIDINYGCPAKQVAGRGAGSGLLCTPWLMEEITSAVVKAVKLPVTCKTRIGWDENSISILDTLKRLEGCGIAALTIHGRTKKQMFKGVADWEWIRRAKEIASIPIIGNGDIWNAEDVPKRFKESEVDGVMIGRGAIGNPFIFRDSKILMKTGGLPFPPSYEERIDVAAEHLKMSLEWKGEKYGVLEMRRHYSTYLKGLPSVSKVRDFLVRENDWRKILERLEEFKFECERHLRDGTFHRDAEYLNDHSKKLILEPAIIEN, via the coding sequence ATGAAGATTGGAAATATTGATATCGATAAACCGATTGTTTTAGCACCTATGGAGGATGTTACAGATCCTTCATTTCGCAGACTTTGTAAAAAATTTGGAGCTGATATCGTCTATACTGAATTTGTAAGTTCTGAGGGTTTGGTGAGAGGCGCTGCAAAGTCGCTTCGCAAAATTACCGTATTTGATGATGAGCGTCCGGTATCAATTCAAATATTTGGCAATCAAGTCGAAGCAATGGTTGAGGCGGCATTGATTGCAGAATCTGCAAATCCTGATTTTATAGATATTAATTACGGATGTCCTGCAAAGCAAGTGGCTGGAAGAGGTGCAGGATCCGGTTTGCTCTGTACTCCTTGGTTAATGGAGGAAATTACTTCGGCGGTAGTAAAGGCGGTAAAACTTCCGGTGACTTGTAAAACGAGAATTGGCTGGGATGAAAATTCAATTTCAATTTTAGATACCTTAAAGCGTCTTGAAGGTTGCGGAATTGCAGCATTAACTATCCACGGGCGAACAAAAAAGCAAATGTTTAAGGGTGTGGCAGATTGGGAGTGGATTCGGCGGGCGAAAGAAATCGCTTCAATTCCAATAATTGGTAACGGTGATATTTGGAATGCCGAAGATGTGCCAAAGCGATTTAAGGAAAGTGAAGTTGATGGGGTAATGATTGGCCGAGGTGCAATTGGCAATCCCTTTATTTTTCGAGACTCGAAAATCCTAATGAAAACCGGGGGGCTTCCATTCCCGCCGAGTTATGAAGAGCGAATTGATGTTGCTGCTGAACACCTAAAAATGTCTTTGGAATGGAAAGGTGAAAAATATGGCGTTCTTGAAATGCGACGTCATTACTCAACCTATTTGAAAGGTCTTCCAAGCGTATCGAAAGTAAGAGATTTTTTAGTGAGAGAAAACGATTGGCGAAAAATTCTCGAAAGATTGGAGGAATTTAAATTTGAATGTGAACGCCACTTACGAGATGGAACATTTCATAGAGATGCTGAATATCTGAATGATCACTCCAAGAAATTAATTTTAGAACCTGCAATCATAGAAAATTAA
- a CDS encoding lipocalin-like domain-containing protein — protein MADIEFSGKLSQNHLTGVWEILSYEVTALNGEKLYPYSLSPKGYLIYTKESIMAVQIMHPERPKHQTPGVENNDELKRLYNGYIAYFGRYAFDEKQQEVTHFVEGSLQTWIIDTNQKRAASFHINSFTDTRLILSAHLSSGRNTRFHEITWRRIREK, from the coding sequence ATGGCCGACATCGAATTCTCAGGAAAATTATCTCAAAATCACTTGACCGGGGTATGGGAAATTCTTTCATATGAAGTAACTGCATTAAACGGAGAGAAATTGTATCCTTACTCACTTTCTCCAAAAGGATACTTAATCTACACGAAGGAATCTATAATGGCTGTTCAAATTATGCATCCAGAGCGACCGAAGCACCAAACGCCGGGCGTTGAAAATAACGATGAACTGAAGCGGCTTTATAACGGCTATATCGCTTACTTTGGAAGATATGCATTTGATGAAAAGCAACAGGAAGTCACACACTTTGTAGAGGGAAGTTTACAGACTTGGATTATTGATACCAATCAAAAACGAGCGGCAAGTTTTCATATTAACAGCTTTACGGATACGCGCCTTATTTTGAGCGCCCATCTCTCAAGCGGCAGAAATACACGTTTTCATGAAATCACTTGGCGTCGAATCCGTGAGAAGTAA